The proteins below come from a single Salvelinus alpinus chromosome 18, SLU_Salpinus.1, whole genome shotgun sequence genomic window:
- the LOC139544487 gene encoding protein phosphatase Slingshot homolog 1-like isoform X2 has product MHLVVDPSQEAMLTMLPHFVENAVLTQSEIYRILSESFFMVKGAALFLQQGTNAQGPKTPTHHKLAGDLPQHLQVMINTLRSEDRIKLAVRLESGWSDRVRYMVVVYTSGRQDTEENILLGMDFTDKDSKSCSIGMVLPLWSDTKIHLDGDGGFSVTTGGQSHVFKPVSVQAMWSALQILHKACEVSRRYNYFPGGMALTWMGFYESCITSEQSCINEWNAMTDLETTRPDSPAMFVDRPTESERTECAIKAKLRSIMMFRDLENVTSKEIRVELEQHMSCNLKEYKEFIDNEMLLILGQMDKATLIFDHLYLGSEWNASNLEELRDCGVGHILNVTREIDNFFPGTFTYHNIRVYDEEATDLLAHWNETYNFIVRAKKNQSKCLVHCKMGVSRSASTVIAYAMKEYGWTLEKAYNFVKQKRSIARPNAGFMRQLAEYEGILDASKQRHNKLWRPEGGEDNPDEASGQCCGGEETPVEGEAWGGEGCGASPCRGLGLEVEPLDPLNYNYYFRRLSDTALDSEPSTPVRGPPLLGMERVFIEIEDVERDALLEDEGFPMAQLALPGEGTAAQTCGGRLEPLEDMRLRLEFSTVEEEDEEEAQKEEAEMAALAWTPAGGEGAREDEERKEQVNMNRFNNENANNSNRLAAKRSCPATFDDSASTGNPYKVKPSYQSCKDCLRLPPGRRCERPAGGRTHRLNPTRHCGVVPTISIDPPGTHFTNTPAPHSPCTLPATIARLEAYRQRLVSPMSCEELPRDRHCSLETEDMDELQEDEEEEEEEQEPRPGREVGTGAITELTFMKLSLDGERPAGQSPSAGVELQPAGVELQLAGVELQPAGGGVELQRTGPELGMGLVRQRAEQLERLSGLAMEGPLSGAGLAEQMDLHLAVEEMEVDVGMHSEIPIPSTSCTVTAADPQMNTTLVSYPQGSAQTWTPVSSPHGSTLTRSSSSDSLHSNRGGHQGLVRQRTQEIETRMRLAGLTFPSLLKRSSSLAKLGGLTFSTEDLSDLADDQAQLFSTEPPACPSTPGGEEPSEPPSTPRS; this is encoded by the exons ATGCATCTTGTGGTGGATCCCTCGCAGGAAGCCATGCTTACCATGCTGCCTCACTTTGTGGAGAACGCAGTCCTGACTCAGAGCGAGATCTACCGAAT cctCAGCGAGAGCTTCTTCATGGTCAAAGGAGCGGCCCTTTTCCTGCAGCAGGGCACCAATGCACAGGGACCCAAGACACCCACACACCACAAACTCGCAG GTGACTTACCTCAACACCTGCAGGTCATGATTAACACCCTCCGCTCTGAGGACCGCATTAAACTG GCTGTACGGTTGGAGAGCGGTTGGTCTGACCGCGTGCGGTACATGGTTGTGGTCTACACCAGTGGTCGCCAGGACACAGAGGAGAATATCCTGCTAGGGATGGACTTCACCGATAAGGACAG TAAAAGCTGCTCTATCGGGATGGTGCTACCGCTTTGGAGCGATACGAAGATCCATTTAGATGGAGATGG aggATTTAGTGTGACCACAGGAGGACAATCACATGTCTTCAAGCCTGTTTCTGTGCAGGCCATGTG GTCTGCCCTGCAGATCCTCCATAAGGCATGCGAGGTGTCTCGCAGGTACAACTACTTCCCCGGGGGCATGGCCCTCACCTGGATGGGCTTCTATGAGAGCTGTATTACCTCAGAGCAGAGCTGCATCAACGAGTGGAATGCAATGACCGACCTGGAGACCACGCGGCCCGACTCACCTGCCATGTTCGTCGACCG GCCAACGGAGAGCGAGAGAACCGAGTGTGCAATCAAAGCCAAACTACGCAGCATCATGATGTTCCGTGACCTGGAGAATGTCACTTCCAAGGAG ATCCGTGTGGAGCTGGAGCAGCATATGAGCTGTAACCTGAAGGAGTACAAAGAGTTCATCGACAACGAGATGCTGCTGATCCTGGGTCAGATGGACAAAGCCACACTCATCTTCGACCACCTCTACTTG GGTTCTGAGTGGAATGCCTCCAATCTAGAGGAACTACGGGACTGTGG TGTGGGCCACATCCTCAACGTGACCAGGGAGATAGACAACTTCTTCCCGGGCACGTTCACCTACCACAACATCCGGGTGTACGACGAAGAGGCCACAGACCTGCTGGCTCACTGGAACGAGACCTACAACTTCATTGTCCGAGCCAA GAAGAACCAGTCTAAGTGTCTAGTCCACTGTAAGATGGGTGTGAGCCGGTCAGCCTCCACGGTCATAGCGTATGCCATGAAGGAGTATGGCTGGACTCTGGAGAAGGCCTACAACTTTGTGAAGCAGAAGAGGAGCATCGCTCGGCCCAACGCTGGTTTCATGAGGCAGCTGGCCGAGTACGAGGGCATCCTGGACGCTAG TAAGCAGCGCCATAACAAGCTGTGGAGGCCCGAGGGAGGGGAGGACAACCCAGATGAGGCATCTGGCCAGTGCTGTGGTGGAGAGGAGACGCCCGTGGAGGGTGAGGCCTGGGGGGGAGAGGGCTGCGGAGCCTCCCCCTGCCGGGGCTTGGGCCTGGAGGTGGAGCCCTTGGACCCCctcaactacaactactacttcaGACGGCTCTCGGACACGGCCCTAGACAGCGAGCCCTCCACTCCAGTGCGTGGTCCTCCCCTGCTGGGCATGGAGAGGGTGTTTATTGAGATCGAGGATGTGGAGAGGGACGCCCTTTTAGAGGACGAGGGCTTCCCCATGGCCCAGCTGGCTCTGCCCGGGGAAGGCACCGCCGCCCAGACCTGTGGGGGCCGCCTGGAGCCCCTGGAGGAcatgaggctgaggctggagttcagcacggtggaggaggaggacgaggaggaggcgCAGAAGGAGGAGGCAGAGATGGCCGCCCTGGCTTGGACTcctgcaggaggagagggagcgagagaggacgAAGAGAGGAAGGAGCAGGTCAACATGAACCGCTTTAACAACGAGAACGCCAACAACAGTAACCGCCTGGCTGCCAAGCGCAGCTGCCCCGCTACCTTCGAC GACAGTGCTAGCACAGGAAACCCTTACAAAGTCAAGCCCTCCTACCAGTCGTGTAAAGACTGCCTGCGTCTGCCACCAGGGCGGCGCTGTGAGCGCCCGGCAGGAGGCCGCACCCACCGCCTTAACCCCACACGTCACTGCGGGGTGGTCCCCACCATCTCCATAGACCCCCCTGGCACGCACTTCACCAACACCCCCGCCCCCCACTCCCCCTGCACCCTACCTGCCACCATTGCCCGCCTGGAGGCCTACCGCCAGCGGCTGGTGTCGCCCATGAGCTGCGAGGAACTGCCCCGAGACAGACACTGCTCCCTGGAGACTGAGGACATGGACgagctgcaggaggatgaggaggaggaggaggaagaacaggAGCCAAGGCCAGGCAGGGAGGTTGGGACCGGAGCCATCACGGAGCTCACGTTTATGAAGCTCAGCCTGGACGGGGAGAGGCCAGCAGGTCAGTCTCCTAGTGCTGGGGTGGAGTTGCAGCCTGCTGGGGTGGAGTTGCAGCTTGCTGGGGTGGAGTTGCAGCCTGCTGGTGGTGGAGTGGAGCTACAGAGGACAGGGCCTGAGCTGGGGATGGGGCTGGTGAGGCAGAGGGCAGAACAGCTGGAGAGGCTTTCAGGCCTGGCCATGGAGGGTCCACTCTCAGGGGCTGGGCTCGCTGAGCAGATGGACCTGCACTTGGCGGTGGAGGAAATGGAGGTGGATGTAGGGATGCATTCTGAAATCCCCATTCCATCTACCAGCTGCACGGTCACAGCCGCAGACCCCCAGATGAACACCACCCTGGTGTCGTACCCCCAGGGGTCTGCCCAGACCTGGACCCCCGTGTCCTCCCCCCACGGCTCCACCCTCACCCGGAGCTCCAGCAGCGACAGCCTCCACAGCAACCGCGGGGGACACCAAGGCCTGGTCCGGCAGCGCACCCAGGAGATAGAAACCCGCATGAGGCTGGCCGGCCTGACCTTCCCCTCCCTGCTCAAACGCTCTAGCTCCCTGGCCAAGCTGGGAGGCCTCACCTTCTCCACCGAGGACCTCTCAGACCTAGCTGACGATCAGGCCCAGCTGTTCTCCACTGAGCCACCAGCCTGCCCCTCCACACCAGGGGGAGAGGAACCCTCTGAGCCCCCATCCACCCCCAGGAGCTGA
- the LOC139544487 gene encoding protein phosphatase Slingshot homolog 1-like isoform X1 encodes MALVTLQRSPTPSAASTASTATTNAAEDFGSDDDRRANQSLSESFFMVKGAALFLQQGTNAQGPKTPTHHKLAGDLPQHLQVMINTLRSEDRIKLAVRLESGWSDRVRYMVVVYTSGRQDTEENILLGMDFTDKDSKSCSIGMVLPLWSDTKIHLDGDGGFSVTTGGQSHVFKPVSVQAMWSALQILHKACEVSRRYNYFPGGMALTWMGFYESCITSEQSCINEWNAMTDLETTRPDSPAMFVDRPTESERTECAIKAKLRSIMMFRDLENVTSKEIRVELEQHMSCNLKEYKEFIDNEMLLILGQMDKATLIFDHLYLGSEWNASNLEELRDCGVGHILNVTREIDNFFPGTFTYHNIRVYDEEATDLLAHWNETYNFIVRAKKNQSKCLVHCKMGVSRSASTVIAYAMKEYGWTLEKAYNFVKQKRSIARPNAGFMRQLAEYEGILDASKQRHNKLWRPEGGEDNPDEASGQCCGGEETPVEGEAWGGEGCGASPCRGLGLEVEPLDPLNYNYYFRRLSDTALDSEPSTPVRGPPLLGMERVFIEIEDVERDALLEDEGFPMAQLALPGEGTAAQTCGGRLEPLEDMRLRLEFSTVEEEDEEEAQKEEAEMAALAWTPAGGEGAREDEERKEQVNMNRFNNENANNSNRLAAKRSCPATFDDSASTGNPYKVKPSYQSCKDCLRLPPGRRCERPAGGRTHRLNPTRHCGVVPTISIDPPGTHFTNTPAPHSPCTLPATIARLEAYRQRLVSPMSCEELPRDRHCSLETEDMDELQEDEEEEEEEQEPRPGREVGTGAITELTFMKLSLDGERPAGQSPSAGVELQPAGVELQLAGVELQPAGGGVELQRTGPELGMGLVRQRAEQLERLSGLAMEGPLSGAGLAEQMDLHLAVEEMEVDVGMHSEIPIPSTSCTVTAADPQMNTTLVSYPQGSAQTWTPVSSPHGSTLTRSSSSDSLHSNRGGHQGLVRQRTQEIETRMRLAGLTFPSLLKRSSSLAKLGGLTFSTEDLSDLADDQAQLFSTEPPACPSTPGGEEPSEPPSTPRS; translated from the exons cctCAGCGAGAGCTTCTTCATGGTCAAAGGAGCGGCCCTTTTCCTGCAGCAGGGCACCAATGCACAGGGACCCAAGACACCCACACACCACAAACTCGCAG GTGACTTACCTCAACACCTGCAGGTCATGATTAACACCCTCCGCTCTGAGGACCGCATTAAACTG GCTGTACGGTTGGAGAGCGGTTGGTCTGACCGCGTGCGGTACATGGTTGTGGTCTACACCAGTGGTCGCCAGGACACAGAGGAGAATATCCTGCTAGGGATGGACTTCACCGATAAGGACAG TAAAAGCTGCTCTATCGGGATGGTGCTACCGCTTTGGAGCGATACGAAGATCCATTTAGATGGAGATGG aggATTTAGTGTGACCACAGGAGGACAATCACATGTCTTCAAGCCTGTTTCTGTGCAGGCCATGTG GTCTGCCCTGCAGATCCTCCATAAGGCATGCGAGGTGTCTCGCAGGTACAACTACTTCCCCGGGGGCATGGCCCTCACCTGGATGGGCTTCTATGAGAGCTGTATTACCTCAGAGCAGAGCTGCATCAACGAGTGGAATGCAATGACCGACCTGGAGACCACGCGGCCCGACTCACCTGCCATGTTCGTCGACCG GCCAACGGAGAGCGAGAGAACCGAGTGTGCAATCAAAGCCAAACTACGCAGCATCATGATGTTCCGTGACCTGGAGAATGTCACTTCCAAGGAG ATCCGTGTGGAGCTGGAGCAGCATATGAGCTGTAACCTGAAGGAGTACAAAGAGTTCATCGACAACGAGATGCTGCTGATCCTGGGTCAGATGGACAAAGCCACACTCATCTTCGACCACCTCTACTTG GGTTCTGAGTGGAATGCCTCCAATCTAGAGGAACTACGGGACTGTGG TGTGGGCCACATCCTCAACGTGACCAGGGAGATAGACAACTTCTTCCCGGGCACGTTCACCTACCACAACATCCGGGTGTACGACGAAGAGGCCACAGACCTGCTGGCTCACTGGAACGAGACCTACAACTTCATTGTCCGAGCCAA GAAGAACCAGTCTAAGTGTCTAGTCCACTGTAAGATGGGTGTGAGCCGGTCAGCCTCCACGGTCATAGCGTATGCCATGAAGGAGTATGGCTGGACTCTGGAGAAGGCCTACAACTTTGTGAAGCAGAAGAGGAGCATCGCTCGGCCCAACGCTGGTTTCATGAGGCAGCTGGCCGAGTACGAGGGCATCCTGGACGCTAG TAAGCAGCGCCATAACAAGCTGTGGAGGCCCGAGGGAGGGGAGGACAACCCAGATGAGGCATCTGGCCAGTGCTGTGGTGGAGAGGAGACGCCCGTGGAGGGTGAGGCCTGGGGGGGAGAGGGCTGCGGAGCCTCCCCCTGCCGGGGCTTGGGCCTGGAGGTGGAGCCCTTGGACCCCctcaactacaactactacttcaGACGGCTCTCGGACACGGCCCTAGACAGCGAGCCCTCCACTCCAGTGCGTGGTCCTCCCCTGCTGGGCATGGAGAGGGTGTTTATTGAGATCGAGGATGTGGAGAGGGACGCCCTTTTAGAGGACGAGGGCTTCCCCATGGCCCAGCTGGCTCTGCCCGGGGAAGGCACCGCCGCCCAGACCTGTGGGGGCCGCCTGGAGCCCCTGGAGGAcatgaggctgaggctggagttcagcacggtggaggaggaggacgaggaggaggcgCAGAAGGAGGAGGCAGAGATGGCCGCCCTGGCTTGGACTcctgcaggaggagagggagcgagagaggacgAAGAGAGGAAGGAGCAGGTCAACATGAACCGCTTTAACAACGAGAACGCCAACAACAGTAACCGCCTGGCTGCCAAGCGCAGCTGCCCCGCTACCTTCGAC GACAGTGCTAGCACAGGAAACCCTTACAAAGTCAAGCCCTCCTACCAGTCGTGTAAAGACTGCCTGCGTCTGCCACCAGGGCGGCGCTGTGAGCGCCCGGCAGGAGGCCGCACCCACCGCCTTAACCCCACACGTCACTGCGGGGTGGTCCCCACCATCTCCATAGACCCCCCTGGCACGCACTTCACCAACACCCCCGCCCCCCACTCCCCCTGCACCCTACCTGCCACCATTGCCCGCCTGGAGGCCTACCGCCAGCGGCTGGTGTCGCCCATGAGCTGCGAGGAACTGCCCCGAGACAGACACTGCTCCCTGGAGACTGAGGACATGGACgagctgcaggaggatgaggaggaggaggaggaagaacaggAGCCAAGGCCAGGCAGGGAGGTTGGGACCGGAGCCATCACGGAGCTCACGTTTATGAAGCTCAGCCTGGACGGGGAGAGGCCAGCAGGTCAGTCTCCTAGTGCTGGGGTGGAGTTGCAGCCTGCTGGGGTGGAGTTGCAGCTTGCTGGGGTGGAGTTGCAGCCTGCTGGTGGTGGAGTGGAGCTACAGAGGACAGGGCCTGAGCTGGGGATGGGGCTGGTGAGGCAGAGGGCAGAACAGCTGGAGAGGCTTTCAGGCCTGGCCATGGAGGGTCCACTCTCAGGGGCTGGGCTCGCTGAGCAGATGGACCTGCACTTGGCGGTGGAGGAAATGGAGGTGGATGTAGGGATGCATTCTGAAATCCCCATTCCATCTACCAGCTGCACGGTCACAGCCGCAGACCCCCAGATGAACACCACCCTGGTGTCGTACCCCCAGGGGTCTGCCCAGACCTGGACCCCCGTGTCCTCCCCCCACGGCTCCACCCTCACCCGGAGCTCCAGCAGCGACAGCCTCCACAGCAACCGCGGGGGACACCAAGGCCTGGTCCGGCAGCGCACCCAGGAGATAGAAACCCGCATGAGGCTGGCCGGCCTGACCTTCCCCTCCCTGCTCAAACGCTCTAGCTCCCTGGCCAAGCTGGGAGGCCTCACCTTCTCCACCGAGGACCTCTCAGACCTAGCTGACGATCAGGCCCAGCTGTTCTCCACTGAGCCACCAGCCTGCCCCTCCACACCAGGGGGAGAGGAACCCTCTGAGCCCCCATCCACCCCCAGGAGCTGA